AATCGAGCGGAGCGACGAGCTACCACTTGCGGCAACTGGCTCGGCACGGCCTGGTCCGCGAAGTCCCGGATCGAGGGTCCGCGCGTGAGCGGTGGTGGGAACGTCCGCGCGGCTCCCTGATCCTCAGTACCTCCGCGTCGGAACAAGACCCCGCCCTCCGGGAGGCTTCCCGGCAGGTCAACCGGCACTTCGCCCAGGGACGTGCAGAGGCATTGGCGGCATTCACGGCAAGCGACCCGTCTGCACTGCCGGAAGAGTGGGCCGACGCCGCCATGCTCAGCACGCTCAACGCCTACTTCACCCCGGACCAACTCAAGGCACTCAACCGCGACATGGAAGCGTTCCTGCGCGAGAAGCTCGAGACCTACCGCAGTGAACCCGGAGCAGCCAGGGCCCGCCCAGTGCAGCTGCACTTCAACGCCTTTCCCCTTACCGATTTCCAGGAGCAGCCATGAGTTCTGCCAGCCTCGGGTACTGCCCTCCCGCCACCCTCAACGTGCATGCGGGGTTCACCTCCCGTGCCCTGATCCGCCTCGGGGCGGCATTAATTGCAGCCGGTTCCAGGCTGGCCCGCCCCGAGGGGCCGGAGGCGGCGCTCTTCAGGGAGCACCTTGAACGCCGAACGGATGCCAGCGCCGTCGCACACAGCGGGCTTCACCTGCTGTTGTGGCGAGAGCAATGAAG
This Arthrobacter sp. zg-Y20 DNA region includes the following protein-coding sequences:
- a CDS encoding helix-turn-helix domain-containing protein, which gives rise to MTPQTDPQPTRDGDRTLDGPVLKALAHPLRVQLLDILSQYGPQTASSMGKRVGESSGATSYHLRQLARHGLVREVPDRGSARERWWERPRGSLILSTSASEQDPALREASRQVNRHFAQGRAEALAAFTASDPSALPEEWADAAMLSTLNAYFTPDQLKALNRDMEAFLREKLETYRSEPGAARARPVQLHFNAFPLTDFQEQP